A genome region from Gambusia affinis linkage group LG24, SWU_Gaff_1.0, whole genome shotgun sequence includes the following:
- the LOC122827414 gene encoding cysteine/serine-rich nuclear protein 3-like isoform X1, with protein sequence MERRESGGPPGNQKQETETGVTSGTCCRMSGILKRKLEEEPSSYLSLQGSEDDEVSCSDSGNSSDSLNNSVPSGILDPSVQQQSKRLRGRNVHFESVTVYYFSRRQGFTSVPTQGGSTLGMSPRHSGVKRFTLREFAMEQKQSHRNMLRDHLKEEKLNAIKLKLTKNGTVSSMEADTLTLDDISEDDLDVDNTEVDDYFFLQPLTTRRRRALLRASGVRRIDVEEKHELRALRMSREECGCRCRGICDPETCACSLAGIKCQVNGNVVDRMSFPCGCTKDGCSNGAGRLEFNPVRVRTHFLHTIMKLELEKSREEQYQQTEQQLVTSGNGYHGNTTLIQQQQQQQQQHNPQSLKMNNPIMHLQSTGDSDSHLDEDEEDEEDEDDDEEEEDEAYDEDGSSVCSGLSDCSTHSLETLDPEDAEEDDEDEEEEEDEEDEEEDEEDDEEEDWDCSLHGLNPPSYSVPLPSVLSYTNSPLGLGSPFHSAPSLQPYQLDGLASDTPSFLAETLNAPAPMLPSVECALESEMGAEPQNRFSELGPGLRKNPDCADSQAEREPPPPPMCGDVSHTAASENA encoded by the exons ATGGAGAGGAGAGAGTCGGGAGGACCGCCGGGAAACCAGAAGCAAGAGACGGAAACAG GTGTGACCAGCGGGACCTGCTGCAGGATGAGTGGGATCCTGAAGAGAAAGCTTGAAGAGGAACCCTCCTCTTATTTGTCTCTGCAGGGCTCAGAAGATGACGAGGTTTCCTGCAGCGACAGCGGCAACAGCAGCGATAGTCTTAATAATTCTGTCCCCTCCGGGATTCTAGATC CCTCTGTCCAGCAGCAGTCAAAGCGACTACGGGGACGTAATGTGCACTTTGAGAGCGTCACCGTGTACTATTTCAGCCGGCGCCAGGGCTTCACCAGCGTGCCGACGCAGGGCGGCAGCACCCTGGGGATGTCGCCGCGTCACAGCGGGGTGAAGCGCTTCACCCTCAGGGAGTTTGCCATGGAGCAGAAACAGAGCCATAGGAACATGCTGAGGGATCATCTCAAAGAGGAGAAGCTCAACGCCATCAAACTCAAA CTAACCAAGAACGGCACGGTGTCCTCCATGGAAGCCGATACTCTGACGCTCGACGACATCTCAGAAGACGACCTGGATGTGGACAACACGGAGGTGGACGACTACTTCTTCCTCCAGCCCCTGACCACCAGGAGGCGGCGCGCGCTCCTCCGTGCCTCTGGGGTCCGCCGCATCGATGTGGAGGAGAAACACGAGCTGCGCGCCCTGAGGATGTCTAGAGAGGAGTGTGGGTGTCGCTGCCGAGGGATATGCGACCCAGAGACCTGTGCTTGCAGCCTGGCCGGCATTAAGTGCCAGGTAAATGGAAATGTG GTGGACCGCATGTCCTTCCCCTGCGGCTGCACCAAGGACGGCTGCAGCAACGGCGCCGGGCGGCTGGAGTTCAACCCGGTCCGCGTGCGCACCCACTTCCTGCACACCATCATGaagctggagctggagaagaGCCGCGAGGAGCAGTACCAGCAGACGGAGCAGCAGCTTGTAACCAGTGGCAACGGTTACCACGGCAACACCACCttgatccagcagcagcagcagcagcagcagcagcacaaccCTCAGTCTCTGAAGATGAACAATCCCATCATGCATCTCCAGAGCACGGGTGACTCCGATTCGCATCTAGACGAGgacgaggaggacgaggaggacgaAGACgacgacgaagaggaggaggacgaggctTACGACGAGGACGGCAGCAGCGTTTGCAGCGGGCTGTCGGACTGCAGCACGCACAGTCTAGAAACTCTCGACCCGGAGGACGCAGAGGAAGACGAcgaggacgaagaggaggaggaggacgaagaggatgaggaagaggatgaagaagatgatgaggaggaagacTGGGACTGTTCATTGCACGGACTGAATCCTCCCTCGTACTCCGTCCCCCTCCCCTCTGTTCTGAGTTACACCAACAGCCCCCTCGGCCTCGGCAGCCCGTTCCACAGCGCCCCCTCCCTGCAGCCCTACCAGCTGGACGGCTTGGCGAGCGACACGCCCTCCTTCCTCGCCGAGACCCTAAACGCTCCCGCGCCCATGCTCCCCTCGGTCGAATGCGCGCTGGAGTCCGAAATGGGCGCCGAGCCGCAGAACCGTTTCTCCGAGCTCGGCCCTGGCCTCCGCAAAAACCCAGATTGTGCTGACTCACAGGCGGAGCGcgagccgccgccgccgccgatGTGTGGAGACGTCAGCCACACAGCGGCATCAGAGAACGCCTGA
- the LOC122827414 gene encoding cysteine/serine-rich nuclear protein 3-like isoform X2, which produces MERRESGGPPGNQKQETETGVTSGTCCRMSGILKRKLEEEPSSYLSLQGSEDDEVSCSDSGNSSDSLNNSVPSGILDPSVQQQSKRLRGRNVHFESVTVYYFSRRQGFTSVPTQGGSTLGMSPRHSGVKRFTLREFAMEQKQSHRNMLRDHLKEEKLNAIKLKLTKNGTVSSMEADTLTLDDISEDDLDVDNTEVDDYFFLQPLTTRRRRALLRASGVRRIDVEEKHELRALRMSREECGCRCRGICDPETCACSLAGIKCQVDRMSFPCGCTKDGCSNGAGRLEFNPVRVRTHFLHTIMKLELEKSREEQYQQTEQQLVTSGNGYHGNTTLIQQQQQQQQQHNPQSLKMNNPIMHLQSTGDSDSHLDEDEEDEEDEDDDEEEEDEAYDEDGSSVCSGLSDCSTHSLETLDPEDAEEDDEDEEEEEDEEDEEEDEEDDEEEDWDCSLHGLNPPSYSVPLPSVLSYTNSPLGLGSPFHSAPSLQPYQLDGLASDTPSFLAETLNAPAPMLPSVECALESEMGAEPQNRFSELGPGLRKNPDCADSQAEREPPPPPMCGDVSHTAASENA; this is translated from the exons ATGGAGAGGAGAGAGTCGGGAGGACCGCCGGGAAACCAGAAGCAAGAGACGGAAACAG GTGTGACCAGCGGGACCTGCTGCAGGATGAGTGGGATCCTGAAGAGAAAGCTTGAAGAGGAACCCTCCTCTTATTTGTCTCTGCAGGGCTCAGAAGATGACGAGGTTTCCTGCAGCGACAGCGGCAACAGCAGCGATAGTCTTAATAATTCTGTCCCCTCCGGGATTCTAGATC CCTCTGTCCAGCAGCAGTCAAAGCGACTACGGGGACGTAATGTGCACTTTGAGAGCGTCACCGTGTACTATTTCAGCCGGCGCCAGGGCTTCACCAGCGTGCCGACGCAGGGCGGCAGCACCCTGGGGATGTCGCCGCGTCACAGCGGGGTGAAGCGCTTCACCCTCAGGGAGTTTGCCATGGAGCAGAAACAGAGCCATAGGAACATGCTGAGGGATCATCTCAAAGAGGAGAAGCTCAACGCCATCAAACTCAAA CTAACCAAGAACGGCACGGTGTCCTCCATGGAAGCCGATACTCTGACGCTCGACGACATCTCAGAAGACGACCTGGATGTGGACAACACGGAGGTGGACGACTACTTCTTCCTCCAGCCCCTGACCACCAGGAGGCGGCGCGCGCTCCTCCGTGCCTCTGGGGTCCGCCGCATCGATGTGGAGGAGAAACACGAGCTGCGCGCCCTGAGGATGTCTAGAGAGGAGTGTGGGTGTCGCTGCCGAGGGATATGCGACCCAGAGACCTGTGCTTGCAGCCTGGCCGGCATTAAGTGCCAG GTGGACCGCATGTCCTTCCCCTGCGGCTGCACCAAGGACGGCTGCAGCAACGGCGCCGGGCGGCTGGAGTTCAACCCGGTCCGCGTGCGCACCCACTTCCTGCACACCATCATGaagctggagctggagaagaGCCGCGAGGAGCAGTACCAGCAGACGGAGCAGCAGCTTGTAACCAGTGGCAACGGTTACCACGGCAACACCACCttgatccagcagcagcagcagcagcagcagcagcacaaccCTCAGTCTCTGAAGATGAACAATCCCATCATGCATCTCCAGAGCACGGGTGACTCCGATTCGCATCTAGACGAGgacgaggaggacgaggaggacgaAGACgacgacgaagaggaggaggacgaggctTACGACGAGGACGGCAGCAGCGTTTGCAGCGGGCTGTCGGACTGCAGCACGCACAGTCTAGAAACTCTCGACCCGGAGGACGCAGAGGAAGACGAcgaggacgaagaggaggaggaggacgaagaggatgaggaagaggatgaagaagatgatgaggaggaagacTGGGACTGTTCATTGCACGGACTGAATCCTCCCTCGTACTCCGTCCCCCTCCCCTCTGTTCTGAGTTACACCAACAGCCCCCTCGGCCTCGGCAGCCCGTTCCACAGCGCCCCCTCCCTGCAGCCCTACCAGCTGGACGGCTTGGCGAGCGACACGCCCTCCTTCCTCGCCGAGACCCTAAACGCTCCCGCGCCCATGCTCCCCTCGGTCGAATGCGCGCTGGAGTCCGAAATGGGCGCCGAGCCGCAGAACCGTTTCTCCGAGCTCGGCCCTGGCCTCCGCAAAAACCCAGATTGTGCTGACTCACAGGCGGAGCGcgagccgccgccgccgccgatGTGTGGAGACGTCAGCCACACAGCGGCATCAGAGAACGCCTGA